A single genomic interval of Nonomuraea rubra harbors:
- a CDS encoding SDR family oxidoreductase yields the protein MDEYSGKNVVVTGGGSGIGLAIARFLAGGGARVAITGRSQEPLDAAREQLGEGAVAFRGDVSSLSDLDALADRVKTELGTIDALFVNAGITALTPFESTTEAMYDELFATNVKGAFFTVQKLAPLLSTGAGVVLTTSVAGTVGMLDTSVYAAGKAALRSMARSFSRELLPRQIRVNAISPGPIDTGVLERIMTREAAEEFKAERVADNPMRRFGTLDEIATAAAFLAFDATYTAGVELAVDGGVTQL from the coding sequence ATGGATGAATACAGCGGCAAGAATGTGGTGGTCACCGGTGGCGGCAGCGGCATCGGGCTGGCGATCGCGCGATTCCTGGCCGGCGGCGGCGCCCGCGTGGCGATCACCGGCCGTTCCCAGGAGCCGCTCGACGCCGCGCGGGAGCAGCTCGGCGAGGGCGCGGTGGCCTTCCGCGGCGACGTGTCCTCGCTCTCCGACCTGGACGCCCTGGCCGACCGGGTGAAGACCGAGCTCGGCACGATCGACGCGCTGTTCGTCAACGCGGGCATCACCGCCCTGACGCCCTTCGAGTCGACGACCGAGGCGATGTACGACGAGCTGTTCGCGACGAACGTCAAGGGCGCCTTCTTCACCGTGCAGAAGCTCGCCCCGCTGCTGAGCACGGGCGCCGGCGTCGTCCTCACCACCTCGGTCGCCGGCACCGTCGGCATGCTGGACACCAGCGTCTACGCGGCCGGCAAGGCGGCGCTGCGCTCCATGGCGCGCAGCTTCTCCCGCGAGCTGCTTCCGCGCCAGATCCGCGTCAACGCGATCAGCCCCGGCCCGATCGACACGGGGGTCCTGGAGCGCATCATGACGAGGGAGGCCGCCGAGGAGTTCAAGGCGGAGCGGGTCGCGGACAATCCCATGCGGCGTTTCGGCACCCTCGACGAGATCGCGACCGCGGCCGCGTTCCTGGCCTTCGACGCGACCTACACCGCGGGCGTCGAGCTCGCCGTGGACGGCGGGGTCACCCAGCTCTGA
- a CDS encoding oxidoreductase, producing the protein MSEIRELKGKRALVTGGSRGIGAAVVRRLLDAGAEVLATARSTAYPAPEGAAFVTADIRTQEGTRALAAAVRETLGGVDILVHNAGGAQAGQGAMTIPDEDWQDVLELNLLAAVRLNSLLAPGMRDQGSGAIVHISTAALLPPVPVFAHYQAAKAGLESYSRALAAELAPSGVRVNALGPGRTATPGGEETRRRWASGEGGAGAAAAPPLGRDGRPGDIADAVLFLVSDRASWITGTYFSVDGGEYPRN; encoded by the coding sequence ATGTCTGAAATTCGAGAACTCAAGGGAAAGCGAGCCCTGGTCACCGGTGGTTCCCGCGGGATCGGGGCGGCCGTCGTGCGCCGGCTCCTGGACGCGGGCGCCGAGGTGCTGGCCACCGCCAGGTCGACCGCGTACCCGGCGCCGGAGGGGGCCGCGTTCGTGACGGCCGACATCCGTACGCAGGAAGGGACGCGGGCGCTGGCCGCCGCCGTGCGGGAGACGCTCGGCGGGGTGGACATCCTGGTCCACAACGCGGGCGGCGCGCAGGCCGGGCAGGGTGCGATGACGATCCCCGACGAGGACTGGCAGGACGTGCTGGAGCTGAACCTCCTGGCGGCGGTACGGCTGAACTCCCTGCTGGCGCCCGGGATGCGGGACCAGGGATCGGGCGCCATCGTGCACATCTCCACGGCCGCGCTGCTCCCGCCGGTGCCGGTGTTCGCGCACTACCAGGCGGCGAAGGCGGGGCTGGAGAGCTACAGCCGGGCCCTGGCCGCGGAGCTGGCCCCGTCCGGGGTCAGGGTCAACGCCCTGGGTCCCGGCAGGACCGCCACCCCCGGCGGCGAGGAGACGCGCAGGCGGTGGGCGAGCGGCGAGGGCGGAGCGGGCGCGGCCGCCGCTCCCCCGCTCGGGCGCGACGGCCGGCCCGGCGACATCGCCGACGCGGTGCTGTTCCTCGTGTCCGACCGGGCGAGCTGGATCACCGGAACCTATTTCTCCGTGGACGGCGGCGAATACCCCAGGAACTGA